The following proteins are encoded in a genomic region of Streptococcus sp. 29892:
- a CDS encoding single-stranded DNA-binding protein, which translates to MYNKTILIGRLTAQPELTQTPTGKNLTRVTVAVNRRFKTENGEREADFLNVIFWGKLAETLVSYGSKGSLISIDGELRTRKYEKDGSNHYVTEILGNTFQLLESRAQRAMRENNTGDDLADLVLEEEELPF; encoded by the coding sequence ATGTATAATAAAACAATTTTAATCGGTCGCTTGACGGCCCAACCTGAACTCACTCAAACACCAACTGGTAAAAATTTGACTCGTGTTACTGTTGCAGTTAATCGACGATTTAAGACAGAAAATGGCGAACGTGAAGCAGATTTTCTTAATGTCATTTTCTGGGGCAAACTGGCGGAGACACTTGTTTCTTATGGCAGCAAGGGCAGTCTGATTTCTATTGACGGTGAGTTGCGAACGCGAAAATACGAAAAAGACGGCAGCAACCACTATGTGACGGAAATCTTGGGCAATACCTTCCAGTTGCTTGAAAGTCGCGCCCAACGTGCCATGCGTGAAAATAACACAGGCGATGACCTAGCTGACTTGGTCTTGGAAGAGGAGGAATTACCGTTTTAA
- the groES gene encoding co-chaperone GroES, producing MLKPLGDRIVVKIEEKEQTVGGFVLAGTSQAATKEAQVLAVGQGIRTLNGELIAPSVAVGDKVLVEAHAGLEVKDGEEKVTIVREADIVAVVE from the coding sequence ATGTTGAAACCATTAGGCGATCGCATCGTTGTAAAAATCGAAGAAAAAGAACAGACAGTAGGGGGCTTTGTCCTTGCAGGAACTAGCCAAGCAGCGACCAAAGAGGCGCAGGTCTTAGCGGTTGGTCAAGGAATTCGCACCTTGAACGGAGAATTGATTGCACCGTCTGTGGCAGTCGGTGACAAGGTCTTGGTCGAGGCCCACGCTGGTCTGGAAGTCAAAGATGGTGAAGAAAAAGTGACTATTGTCCGTGAGGCGGATATTGTAGCAGTGGTTGAGTAA